In the Topomyia yanbarensis strain Yona2022 chromosome 3, ASM3024719v1, whole genome shotgun sequence genome, one interval contains:
- the LOC131687391 gene encoding uncharacterized protein LOC131687391 has protein sequence MVCFKREKDSNGKGSIVANDGNSTAAKEPQSSSTQGSNLAATDMSASNPAQQFSSQVLLATAVIIVEDDDGIHIPARALLDSGSESNFITERLSQRLKVKRQRVDISVLGIGQAGTKVKQRILTTIRSRVSDFSREMSFLVLPKVTVNLPTATINATGWAIPNGVQLADPSFYVSKGVDIVLGIEAFFDFFITGQKISLGEQMPAINESVFGWVVCGGLSVPNQSLQINCNLSMSDSLDALLARFLDCEEIESVVNYSPEEVRCEALFAQTVQRGTDGRYTVSLPKDEEILARMGNSRDIAFRRLLGTERRLARNADLKEQYVSFMDEYCRLGHMKKVDINPHDTIKRCYLPHHPVVKEASTTTKVRVVFDAPCKTSSGISLNDVLLVGPVIQEDLRSIIMRCRTKQIMIVADVEKMFRQIDVKQEERQCILWRPSPADDVATYELNTVTYGTKPAPFLATRTLKQLALDEEVRFPLAAQAAIKDTYMDDVLTGSDDVEEAIKLRIQLDEMMSSGGFRLRKWASNATPVLDGIAEENLAIRDADGINLDPDPSVKTLGLTWLPNIDVFRFQFNIPTPDTLDGFSKRRILSIIATLFDPLGLIAATITTAKLFMQLLWTLRDEDGNRLDWDQPIPPTVGENWRKFHLQLPLLNEIRINRSVILPGAVAIELHCFSDASEKAYGACIYIRSQDAEGKVAVRLLASKSRVAPLKCQTIPRLELCGALIAAQLYEKVQQSVRINSPVFFWTDSTCVLRWIKAVPSTWITFIANRVAKIQNLTEHGEWRHVPGIHNPADLISRGISSQDIINNESWWNGPSWLAEARDQWPQYPGDLNSEEEEEERRRTVIAAPASSVTEFNDWYISKFSSYSEMVRRTAIWLRLMKLLRTSKEDRRSGFLTSIELQEAECVLVRRVQLEAFSKEWKALSKGEPVPGQSPLRWYNPIITEDRLIRLGGRLRHSKESEETKHPMALPARHRFTRMLLQHYHERLLHAGPQLLLSVVKLRFWPLRGRDMARQIVHKCQRCFRSKPTPVKQFMGELPEARVTVSRPFSKTGVDYFGPIYLRPVPRRTAVKAYVAIFICLCTKAVHMELVSDLSTDRFLQALRRFVARRGRCTDLYSDNGTNFVGARNKLLEFLELQNSKQHRDKVSKFCADEGMRWHFSPPSAPHFGGLWEAAVRSAKHHILRVLGNNPVTPEDMNTLLIQVEGCLNSRPITALSTDPNDLEPLTPAHFLVGTSLQSIPEPEYEDIQTNRLNRWQLMQRNLQDFWTRWRREYLSQLQSRIKRWRPPIQVEVGKLVIIQDDNQPPLRWKMGRIQAIHPGDDGVVRVVTLKTATGMLIRPVEKICILPAAEFVDDAESGDHQD, from the coding sequence ATGGTCTGCTTCAAACGCGAGAAAGATAGCAACGGCAAGGGATCAATCGTTGCAAATGATGGTAACTCCACTGCTGCGAAGGAACCTCAATCTTCTTCCACACAAGGGTCTAACCTTGCAGCTACCGACATGTCAGCATCCAATCCAGCTCAGCAATTTTCGTCACAGGTGCTGTTGGCTACTGCGGTAATCATTGTCGAGGATGATGATGGTATACATATTCCAGCTCGTGCTCTGTTGGACTCGGGATCAGAGAGTAATTTTATTACGGAGCGGTTGAGTCAACGATTGAAAGTTAAACGGCAGAGAGTAGATATTTCGGTGCTCGGAATCGGCCAGGCCGGCACTAAGGTCAAGCAGCGGATTTTAACAACGATTCGGTCACGAGTTTCCGATTTTTCACGAGAAATGAGCTTTCTAGTATTGCCAAAGGTAACTGTAAATCTACCTACGGCTACGATCAACGCAACAGGATGGGCAATTCCAAATGGCGTTCAATTGGCCGATCCGTCATTCTATGTTTCCAAGGGTGTGGACATAGTACTCGGCATTGAAGCCTTTTTCGACTTCTTCATAACTGGTCAGAAAATTTCACTTGGTGAGCAAATGCCAGCTATAAACGAGTCGGTGTTTGGATGGGTGGTGTGCGGTGGTCTGTCAGTTCCCAATCAATCGCTACAGATCAACTGTAATTTATCTATGTCGGATAGCCTAGATGCGCTACTGGCACGATTTTTGGACTGTGAAGAAATAGAATCGGTGGTAAACTATTCTCCGGAGGAAGTGCGCTGTGAGGCATTATTCGCACAAACGGTCCAACGTGGAACAGATGGACGGTATACTGTTTCTCTACCGAAGGACGAAGAAATTCTTGCACGGATGGGCAATTCAAGGGACATCGCATTCCGACGGCTCCTGGGAACGGAGCGCAGGTTAGCAAGGAACGCTGACTTGAAGGAACAGTACGTTTCGTTTATGGACGAGTATTGTCGTTTGGGACACATGAAAAAGGTCGATATTAATCCGCACGATACAATCAAGCGTTGCTATCTACCACATCATCCGGTGGTTAAGGAGGCAAGCACGACCACAAAGGTTCGAGTGGTCTTTGACGCACCTTGCAAAACTTCGTCGGGCATCTCGTTGAACGATGTACTACTGGTGGGGCCGGTAATTCAAGAGGATTTACGGTCGATAATTATGCGATGCAGAACCAAGCAAATCATGATTGTAGCCGACGTCGAAAAAATGTTTCGGCAAATAGATGTCAAACAGGAGGAGAGACAATGTATTCTTTGGCGCCCATCGCCTGCGGATGATGTAGCAACGTACGAACTTAATACGGTAACCTACGGCACCAAACCAGCACCGTTCCTGGCAACGCGCACACTAAAGCAACTGGCGTTAGATGAAGAAGTTCGATTTCCGTTGGCAGCCCAGGCCGCTATCAAGGACACGTACATGGATGACGTTTTAACAGGATCGGATGACGTTGAAGAAGCGATCAAGCTACGAATTCAATTAGATGAGATGATGTCCAGCGGGGGATTTCGTCTCAGGAAATGGGCTTCCAACGCAACTCCAGTTTTGGATGGAATCGCTGAAGAAAACTTAGCGATACGCGATGCTGATGGGATCAACTTGGACCCAGACCCCTCAGTGAAAACTTTGGGACTTACATGGTTGCCAAATATCGATGTTTTCAGGTTCCAGTTCAATATTCCGACGCCTGATACTTTGGATGGCTTCTCCAAACGTCGTATTCTTTCGATAATAGCCACACTGTTTGACCCATTGGGACTCATAGCAGCCACCATCACAACCGCCAAGCTGTTCATGCAGCTTTTATGGACGCTGAGAGACGAGGATGGCAACAGGTTAGACTGGGATCAACCGATACCACCAACGGTGGGTGAGAATTGGCGAAAGTTCCACCTCCAGTTACCGTTATTGAACGAGATACGAATTAACCGAAGTGTGATTCTACCTGGTGCGGTAGCAATAGAGTTACACTGCTTCTCGGATGCTTCTGAGAAGGCATATGGAGCGTGCATTTACATTCGGAGCCAAGATGCAGAAGGGAAGGTGGCGGTTCGTCTGTTAGCATCCAAATCGAGAGTTGCCCCTTTAAAATGCCAAACGATACCGAGACTTGAGCTTTGTGGAGCGCTCATAGCTGCTCAATTGTATGAGAAGGTACAGCAGTCTGTTCGAATCAACTCTCCCGTTTTCTTCTGGACAGATTCCACTTGTGTGTTGCGGTGGATTAAAGCGGTACCATCTACGTGGATCACGTTTATTGCCAACAGGGTGGCGAAAATACAAAACCTAACGGAACATGGGGAATGGCGTCATGTTCCCGGAATACATAATCCTGCTGATTTGATCTCCAGGGGAATTTCCTCACAAGATATTATAAATAACGAATCCTGGTGGAATGGTCCATCCTGGTTGGCAGAAGCTCGTGATCAGTGGCCCCAGTATCCTGGCGATTTGAATAGCGAGGAGGAAGAAGAGGAAAGGCGTCGTACGGTGATTGCAGCTCCAGCTTCATCAGTGACAGAATTCAACGATTGGTATATCAGTAAATTTTCGTCATATTCGGAAATGGTACGACGGACAGCAATTTGGTTGCGACTAATGAAGTTACTGCGCACGTCGAAGGAAGACCGTCGATCAGGGTTTCTCACTAGCATCGAGCTACAGGAAGCAGAATGTGTTTTAGTCCGCCGTGTGCAGTTAGAGGCTTTCTCCAAGGAGTGGAAGGCACTATCAAAGGGCGAGCCGGTACCAGGTCAATCACCGTTACGGTGGTACAATCCAATCATCACCGAAGATCGTCTCATCAGGTTGGGTGGAAGATTAAGGCACTCCAAGGAATCAGAAGAGACTAAACACCCCATGGCACTCCCAGCTCGCCATCGCTTCACTCGCATGTTGCTGCAACACTATCATGAGCGGTTACTTCATGCTGGACCTCAACTGCTTTTGAGCGTCGTTAAACTCCGCTTCTGGCCTTTGCGTGGGAGAGATATGGCAAGGCAGATAGTGCACAAGTGCCAGAGATGCTTTAGATCGAAACCTACACCCGTGAAGCAGTTCATGGGAGAACTACCGGAGGCTCGGGTGACAGTCTCTCGCCCATTCTCAAAAACGGGGGTAGACTACTTTGGACCAATTTATTTAAGACCTGTTCCCAGGCGAACGGCGGTGAAGGCGTACGTCGCAATTTTCATCTGTCTATGCACAAAGGCAGTGCACATGGAGCTCGTTTCGGACCTCTCTACCGACCGGTTCCTGCAAGCACTTCGTAGGTTTGTGGCAAGGAGGGGCAGATGCACCGACCTTTATTCCGACAATGGTACCAATTTCGTCGGAGCACGAAACAAACTACTGGAGTTCTTGGAGTTACAAAATAGCAAGCAACACCGGGACAAGGTGTCCAAGTTCTGTGCGGACGAAGGCATGCGGTGGCATTTCAGCCCTCCAAGTGCCCCGCATTTCGGAGGACTGTGGGAAGCAGCAGTCCGTTCGGCCAAGCATCATATTCTGCGAGTTCTTGGAAATAATCCAGTCACGCCGGAGGATATGAACACGTTGCTGATTCAGGTGGAAGGATGCTTGAATTCCAGACCAATTACAGCTCTTTCTACTGACCCAAACGATCTGGAACCATTGACACCGGCACATTTTTTGGTAGGAACGTCATTACAGTCCATTCCTGAACCCGAATACGAAGACATCCAAACAAACCGTCTGAACCGATGGCAGCTGATGCAGCGAAACCTTCAAGATTTCTGGACGAGATGGCGAAGGGAGTATTTGTCTCAGCTCCAATCTCGAATAAAACGTTGGCGCCCGCCGATACAAGTGGAAGTGGGAAAGCTTGTTATCATACAGGACGATAATCAACCTCCCCTACGCTGGAAGATGGGAAGAATACAAGCCATCCATCCTGGAGACGACGGGGTCGTGCGGGTGGTGACACTAAAAACAGCCACCGGCATGCTGATTCGACCAGTTGAGAAAATATGCATCTTACCTGCAGCAGAATTCGTCGACGATGCCGAGTCAGGTGATCATCAAGATTAA
- the LOC131687392 gene encoding uncharacterized protein LOC131687392 — protein MALAASSAAKKGSSLKLLTTKLKDVQSSFNDIWQFVENFTEEATITEAEIRLQKLDELWERFGDILVEIKSHDDYPADGDGYEKERKEFSDYYYRAKSFLLDRVKERQEHSSLEQSIRVGDTTIQGTLDHVRLPQIKLQSFNGDIDEWLSFRDLFTSLIHWKSDLPEVEKFHYLKGCLQGEPKSLIDPLQITKANYLIAWDMLLKRYNNSKLLKKRQVESLFKLPSLSKESASELHILLEGFERVIQTLDQTVQPGDYKDLLLINLLTVRLDPVTRRGWEECSASKETDTLKDLTEFLHRRVQVLESLPPRSMDNRGIHQSQAPSKQKPPNVKTSYSTAQSSGGRCVACAANHLLYQCGSFQRMLVAERGALLRTHSL, from the coding sequence ATGGCTCTCGCTGCATCATCCGCTGCCAAGAAAGGGTCATCTCTAAAGCTGTTGACAACGAAGTTGAAGGACGTCCAATCATCATTCAACGATATCTGGCAGTTCGTAGAGAACTTCACGGAAGAGGCTACAATCACCGAAGCGGAGATACGCCTGCAGAAACTCGACGAGCTGTGGGAAAGATTTGGTGACATTCTAGTTGAAATCAAATCTCACGATGACTATCCTGCCGATGGTGACGGTTATGAAAAGGAACGAAAGGAGTTCAGCGACTACTACTATAGGGCCAAATCGTTTCTCTTGGATCGGGTGAAAGAGCGACAGGAGCATTCGAGTTTAGAACAGTCCATCCGTGTCGGGGACACGACGATACAGGGTACGTTGGATCACGTGCGGCTCCCGCAGATAAAGCTACAGTCGTTCAACGGGGACATCGACGAGTGGCTGAGTTTCCGGGACCTTTTTACATCCTTAATCCATTGGAAGTCTGACTTACCGGAAGTGGAAAAGTTCCACTACCTCAAAGGGTGTCTGCAGGGCGAACCAAAGAGCCTAATTGACCCTTTGCAGATCACAAAGGCAAATTATCTAATTGCCTGGGATATGCTTTTGAAACGGTACAACAACAGTAAGCTGCTGAAAAAGCGACAGGTGGAGTCACTGTTCAAGTTGCCCAGCCTTTCGAAGGAGTCCGCTTCAGAACTACACATTCTGTTGGAAGGTTTTGAGAGAGTCATCCAAACGCTTGATCAAACTGTGCAGCCTGGAGATTATAAGGACCTTCTGCTCATCAATCTTCTCACCGTGCGGCTGGATCCAGTAACCCGTAGAGGGTGGGAAGAATGTTCGGCTAGCAAGGAGACGGATACACTGAAGGATCTGACAGAGTTTCTTCATCGTCGAGTTCAGGTACTGGAGTCGTTACCACCAAGGTCGATGGATAACAGGGGCATCCATCAGTCACAAGCGCCTTCGAAACAGAAGCCGCCTAATGTGAAAACCAGCTACAGCACAGCACAATCGTCTGGGGGACGCTGTGTGGCATGTGCGGCAAACCATCTGCTGTATCAGTGCGGTTCATTTCAGCGGATGTTGGTGGCGGAACGTGGCGCATTACTTCGGACTCATTCACTCTGA